A single genomic interval of Carettochelys insculpta isolate YL-2023 chromosome 16, ASM3395843v1, whole genome shotgun sequence harbors:
- the LDAF1 gene encoding lipid droplet assembly factor 1 isoform X1: MGGWLKKYSFSRRGFKINTEGSKMSKEMQELQKQWHSMMQTIHTNSNVVAFMNSRVGQYLDEHPFVALSLLVFIAVSAIPVAFFLIVVVASAIMACMGVIIMEGVVISVGGIALLCVLCGLGVLSLAVSGVLSICYIALSTLINYWYMPNSLAKKQEANGSSLLQSGPVLDPSNNNIKNE, encoded by the exons atg GGTGGATGGCTAAAGAAGTATTCGTTCTCCAGGAGAGGATTCAAGATCAACACTGAAGGCTCCAAAATGTCGAAAgaaatgcaagaactacagaaacaATGGCACTCCATGATGCAAACCATTCACACCAACTCCAAT GTTGTTGCTTTTATGAATTCTCGAGTTGGCCAGTACTTAGATGAACATCCTTTTGTCGCCCTGTCACTGTTGGTGTTTATTGCAGTATCAGCTATTCCTGTTGCATTCTTTCTGATAGTAGTAGTTGCATCAGCCATAATGGCCTGTATGGGGGTCATAATCATGGAAG GTGTTGTAATATCAGTAGGTGGTATAGCTCTTCTTTGTGTGCTATGTGGCCTGGGTGTCCTCTCACTGGCAGTTTCTGGAGTATTGAGTATTTGCTACATAGCTCTTTCAACACTAATCAACTACTGGTATATGCCAAA CAGCCTGGCAAAGAAGCAAGAAGCTAATGGAAGCAGTTTGCTACAGAGTGGTCCTGTCTTGGACCCTTCTAACAACAACATAAAGAACGAATGA
- the LDAF1 gene encoding lipid droplet assembly factor 1 isoform X3 has product MGGWLKKYSFSRRGFKINTEGSKMSKEMQELQKQWHSMMQTIHTNSNVVAFMNSRVGQYLDEHPFVALSLLVFIAVSAIPVAFFLIVVVASAIMACMGVIIMEGVVISVGGIALLCVLCGLGVLSLAVSGVLSICYIALSTLINYWYMPKSL; this is encoded by the exons atg GGTGGATGGCTAAAGAAGTATTCGTTCTCCAGGAGAGGATTCAAGATCAACACTGAAGGCTCCAAAATGTCGAAAgaaatgcaagaactacagaaacaATGGCACTCCATGATGCAAACCATTCACACCAACTCCAAT GTTGTTGCTTTTATGAATTCTCGAGTTGGCCAGTACTTAGATGAACATCCTTTTGTCGCCCTGTCACTGTTGGTGTTTATTGCAGTATCAGCTATTCCTGTTGCATTCTTTCTGATAGTAGTAGTTGCATCAGCCATAATGGCCTGTATGGGGGTCATAATCATGGAAG GTGTTGTAATATCAGTAGGTGGTATAGCTCTTCTTTGTGTGCTATGTGGCCTGGGTGTCCTCTCACTGGCAGTTTCTGGAGTATTGAGTATTTGCTACATAGCTCTTTCAACACTAATCAACTACTGGTATATGCCAAA ATCTTTGTGA
- the LDAF1 gene encoding lipid droplet assembly factor 1 isoform X2, whose product MSKEMQELQKQWHSMMQTIHTNSNVVAFMNSRVGQYLDEHPFVALSLLVFIAVSAIPVAFFLIVVVASAIMACMGVIIMEGVVISVGGIALLCVLCGLGVLSLAVSGVLSICYIALSTLINYWYMPNSLAKKQEANGSSLLQSGPVLDPSNNNIKNE is encoded by the exons ATGTCGAAAgaaatgcaagaactacagaaacaATGGCACTCCATGATGCAAACCATTCACACCAACTCCAAT GTTGTTGCTTTTATGAATTCTCGAGTTGGCCAGTACTTAGATGAACATCCTTTTGTCGCCCTGTCACTGTTGGTGTTTATTGCAGTATCAGCTATTCCTGTTGCATTCTTTCTGATAGTAGTAGTTGCATCAGCCATAATGGCCTGTATGGGGGTCATAATCATGGAAG GTGTTGTAATATCAGTAGGTGGTATAGCTCTTCTTTGTGTGCTATGTGGCCTGGGTGTCCTCTCACTGGCAGTTTCTGGAGTATTGAGTATTTGCTACATAGCTCTTTCAACACTAATCAACTACTGGTATATGCCAAA CAGCCTGGCAAAGAAGCAAGAAGCTAATGGAAGCAGTTTGCTACAGAGTGGTCCTGTCTTGGACCCTTCTAACAACAACATAAAGAACGAATGA
- the MCHR1 gene encoding melanin-concentrating hormone receptor 1 produces the protein MDLKTNPTESLNSCIATITKAMQNFSLFGNPNTVTYAGFIMPTLFGIIFLLGIVGNSLVICRVFKKSSPRSSVPDIFIVSLSLVDLLFLLGMPFLIHQLLGNGAWHFGETMCTIITALDANSQFTSTYILTAMSIDRYLATVYPFTATRFRKPLVAILVICMLWTLSFLCITPVWMYARLIPLPGGLLGCGIQLPDPQNDIYWYTLYQFFLAFAIPFTLITVAYRRILLRMAKSAVALTGQKCARTCTKKVTRVAIAICLAFFICWAPYHMLQLVQLTMHQPTLSFYYAYNVAISMGYANSCLNPFIYILLGQTFCRRPMVSVRPAAAREEASQNGANSAQGDPSESGQPLLHLVSVTGR, from the exons atggatttaaaaacaaatcctaCAGAGAGCTTGAACAGCTGCATTGCTACCATCACGAAGGCTATGCAAAACTTTTCCCTATTTG GCAATCCCAACACAGTGACTTATGCTGGCTTCATCATGCCGACCCTGTTTGGCATTATCTTCctcctgggcattgttggcaacaGCCTGGTGATCTGCAGAGTCTTTAAGAAATCTAGCCCCAGGAGCAGCGTCCCAGATATCTTCATCGTCAGCCTCTCCTTGGTAGACCTGCTCTTTCTCCTGGGCATGCCCTTCCTCATTCACCAGTTGCTGGGCAACGGAGCCTGGCACTTTGGGGAAACAATGTGCACCATCATCACTGCTTTGGATGCCAACAGCCAATTCACTAGCACCTACATCCTCACCGCCATGTCCATTGACCGCTACCTGGCCACTGTGTACCCTTTCACTGCCACTCGCTTCAGGAAGCCACTTGTGGCCATCCTGGTGATCTGCATGCTCTGGACCCTCTCCTTCCTCTGCATCACCCCAGTGTGGATGTACGCCCGGCTCATCCCTCTGCCTGGGGGGCTGCTAGGTTGTGGGATTCAGCTGCCAGACCCACAGAATGACATTTACTGGTATACTCTCTATCAGTTCTTCCTTGCCTTCGCAATTCCCTTCACCCTTATCACTGTGGCCTACAGGAGAATCCTACTCAGGATGGCCAAGTCCGCGGTGGCACTCACTGGCCAGAAGTGCGCCAGAACCTGCACCAAGAAAGTGACGCGTGTGGCCATTGCCATCTGCCTGGCCTTCTTCATCTGCTGGGCGCCTTACCATATGCTACAGCTGGTGCAGCTCACCATGCACCAGCCTACCCTGTCCTTCTACTATGCCTACAACGTGGCCATCAGCATGGGCTATGCCAATAGTTGCCTCAACCCTTTCATCTACATCCTACTAGGGCAGACCTTCTGCAGGAGGCCCATGGTTTCCGTcagaccagctgctgccagggaagaggCTTCCCAGAATGGGGCCAACAGCGCTCAGGGGGACCCCAGTGAGTCAGGACAGCCGCTGCTGCACCTGGTGTCTGTTACTGGCCGGTAA